In a single window of the Labrus mixtus chromosome 20, fLabMix1.1, whole genome shotgun sequence genome:
- the ighd gene encoding immunoglobulin heavy constant mu codes for MYHCDAFDYWGQGTAVTINSGTAPTLFPVVQCGSGTGNQITVGCLAHDFIPKSTFQWTDASGTSLTSVQHPATVNDNKFTGLSLARVSKSDWGSRKSFNCSMTYPGGSQSVNLQGDNTLPPKLTLVSVPREDIWALMCSIDDFYPEKLTVKWKKNEIEETGFTTWPPKSFRNTFSAVSVLNVRNTDWDSKAVYTCEVTHKGTTYMKKASKAAVTLALNQPSPKELFNNNQAKLDCIVSGQDSSVVNDMRITWQINEHNVSDGITLTENSGNGQHSKISTLTRRLSEWQTVNKVRCSAMRDNMTPVIQDLTVHKGDWKKTKVTVHVLPEEEISKGNEVTLVCLVSSLEQQDYYIAWSEYIGQKTGNYVDGINFPPQKTQQGYSVTSIYYTTKDKWNNHTYTCNVWPAGSNSSMNPQPVSKAQESKVSGGEYYIHDAVEEDEFSSLWSTAASFIFLFIASLFYSMIISLVKIRSQ; via the exons ATGTATCACTGTGATGCCTTTGACTACTGGGGTCAAGGGACTGCAGTCACCATTAATTCAG GAACTGCACCGACTCTGTTCCCTGTGGTTCAATGCGGCTCTGGGACTGGAAATCAAATCACTGTTGGTTGTCTGGCTCATGACTTCATCCCAAAGAGTACTTTCCAGTGGACGGATGCCAGCGGGACCAGTTTAACTTCTGTACAACATCCTGCAACTGTCAATGACAACAAATTCACAGGTCTTAGTCTGGCCCGAGTATCCAAATCTGACTGGGGTTCAAGGAAATCTTTTAACTGTTCTATGACGTATCCTGGAGGATCCCAAAGTGTCAACTTGCAAGGAG ACAACACACTCCCTCCAAAGTTAACGTTGGTATCAGTGCCAAGAGAAGACATTTGGGCTCTGATGTGTTCAATTGATGATTTTTACCCCGAAAAATTGACAgtaaaatggaagaaaaatgaaatagaaGAAACTGGCTTCACTACTTGGCCCCCCAAATCATTCAGGAACACATTTTCAGCTGTCAGTGTTCTGAATGTGAGGAACACAGACTGGGACAGTAAAGCCGTGTACACATGTGAGGTGACACACAAAGGCACAACATATATGAAGAAGGCCTCAAAAG CTGCTGTCACATTGGCCCTTAACCAACCAAGTCCCAAAGAATTGTTCAACAACAACCAGGCAAAGTTGGACTGTATCGTTTCTGGACAAGACAGTAGTGTTGTAAACGACATGAGAATAACTTGGCAAATTAATGAACACAATGTGTCTGATGGCATTACTTTGACGGAAAATTCCGGAAATGGTCAACACAGCAAAATCAGCACGTTGACTCGGCGTCTCTCAGAGTGGCAGACAGTCAACAAAGTGAGATGTTCTGCCATGAGAGACAATATGACACCAGTAATTCAAGACCTGACTGTCCATAAAGGAG attggaagaaaacaaaagtgaccGTCCACGTCCTCCCAGAGGAGGAAATCAGCAAAGGAAACGAGGTCACTCTAGTGTGCCTGGTCTCCAGTCTTGAACAGCAGGATTACTACATCGCCTGGTCTGAGTACATCGGACAAAAGACTGGAAACTATGTTGATGGCATTAACTTCCCACCTCAGAAGACCCAACAAGGCTACTCAGTAACAAGTATTTACTACACAACCAAGGACAAGTGGAACAACCACACGTACACGTGCAACGTCTGGCCTGCTGGCAGCAATAGTTCCATGAATCCACAGCCAGTGTCTAAGGCCCAGG AGTCAAAAGTGAGTGGGGGTGAATACTACATACATGATGCCGTTGAAGAGGATGAGTTCAGCAGCTTGTGGTCCACAGCCGCCTCTTTCATATTCCTCTTCATAGCCTCTCTCTTCTATAGCATGATAATCAGCCTAGTCAAG ATAAGGAGTCAATAA